The following nucleotide sequence is from Corylus avellana chromosome ca7, CavTom2PMs-1.0.
TGATGCTGTTCGAATGCTTGCATTTCAAGGTGTTGCTTTTAGAGGTTGGGATGAAAGTGTGAGTTCAAAGAATCATggaaattttcttgaaatattaGATTTGACGGTTTCATATAATGAACAGATTGCTGAAGTGATAGTTAAAGTTCCAAAGAATGCCTCTTACACATCACCAACgatacaaaaagaaattttacatgttttttcaaCCAAAGTGAAAGAGGCAATCCGTGATGAAATTGGTGATGCAAGGTTTTGCATAATTGTTGATGAAGCTCGTGATGAGTCAATGAAAGAGCAAATGGCTatagttttaagatttgttgacaaAAATGGCTTCGTGCAAGAACATTTTTTTGGGCTTGTTCATGTCTCTGATACTATGgcattaaccctaaaaaaatgtatatattttgtattgtcTCAACATAGACTAGATATTCAAAACATTTGAGGGTAGGGAAACGACGGTGCAAGTAACATGCGAGGTGAGTTGAATGGGTTACAAGCTttggtttcaaatgattgtCCATATGCCTACTACATTCATTGTTTTGCACATCGTTTGCAATTGGCATTAGTTGCAGCATCAAAAGAAGTTATTTCcattcatcaattttttaccAATTTGAGTTCTATTGTCAATATTGTTTGTGCTTCATGCAATCGATTTGAAGAATTGTGGGTTGCTCAAGCTGCTGAAAATCCTTACATGATTGAAATTGATGAGATTGAGACTGGAAGGGGACTTAATCAAATTAGTACTTTACAACGGGCTGCAGATACTCGTTAGAGTTCTCATTTGAGATCAGTTTCTAACTTAATCAAAAATTTTAGTCCAGCTTGTGAAGTTATTATTAAACTCATTGATATGGGAACTACTTCTTCCCATCGAGCAGAAGCAGATTCAGTTCATCAGGTAAtgacttcatttgaatttgaattcatcTTACATCTCATGAAAGAAACTATGCAGATTACCGATCATCTATGTCAAGCTTTACAATCCAAATCAAAAGATATTTTAAGTGCCATGCATCTTGTTTCATCCACTAAAGCGTGTATTCAACAATATAGAGATGAAAAATGGGATGTTTTACTTGCCAATGTGAAATCGTTTTGCAATAAACGCAACATAGATGTTCCAGATATGAATGCTCGTTATGTTGCGAGACGAGGTCAAGCTCGCCATCAACAAGCCGACTTTACAATTGAGCATCATTATCGAGTGGATATTTTTTGTGCCGCAATAGATTCTCAATTGCAAGAATTAAATCGCCGGTTTAGTGAGGATGCAGTAGAGTTGCTTATTCTCGGCTCAGCTCTTGATCCTCGAGTTGCTCGTGCTTCTTTTAGAATTGATGATATATGTCGGTTGGTAAACAAGTTTTATCTGCAAGACTTTACCGATCATGAAAAAGAACAGTTGGAAATAGAACTTCACCATTATGAGCACAATGTAGTTCAACATGCAAGTTTCCAAGGATTGTCAAATATTTCTGAATTGTGCCAATGGTTGGTTAGAACCAGAAAATCAACTATCTATCAACTTGTTTTCCGAGTTGTTGTACTTTTGCTTACTCTTCCTGTTTCTACCGCAATTACAGAACGAGCATTTTTAGCTATGAAAATTGTCAAAACTAGGCTtcgcaacaaaattgaagatgagttTCTAACAGATTCTCTGATGTTGTACATCGAAAGAGAAATTGCTACGACATTTAGTACAGATTCAATCATTGATGGTTTTCGGGATATGAAAAAACGAAAGGTTCCATTTTGATAGGTGTTTGAGCTGAAATTTGAAATGTATTATGAAacaattatttatatttctttttttggtttatttttttcattaaaactGAATTGATGTCAATTTTGTTCTTACATATTAATTTGATCTTCAATCTTAATGTAGTTTTCATTCATGCTTTCACCATTACTTAActagtttaatatatttttcatttcaattaaaaaattaaaattaaaattaaaataaaaggtaattTATGCCTTAGCCCGGCCCCAGGCCATTGGATTTCCTGGA
It contains:
- the LOC132187967 gene encoding uncharacterized protein LOC132187967; this translates as MGTTSSHRAEADSVHQVMTSFEFEFILHLMKETMQITDHLCQALQSKSKDILSAMHLVSSTKACIQQYRDEKWDVLLANVKSFCNKRNIDVPDMNARYVARRGQARHQQADFTIEHHYRVDIFCAAIDSQLQELNRRFSEDAVELLILGSALDPRVARASFRIDDICRLVNKFYLQDFTDHEKEQLEIELHHYEHNVVQHASFQGLSNISELCQWLVRTRKSTIYQLVFRVVVLLLTLPVSTAITERAFLAMKIVKTRLRNKIEDEFLTDSLMLYIEREIATTFSTDSIIDGFRDMKKRKVPF